DNA sequence from the Ignavibacteriota bacterium genome:
TCTGCGGCCACATCGAATTCGGCACACCGCCCGACATCTGTCCGACCTGCAATCTCAAGGGCGACAAGTTTGTGGAACTCTGAGTTCCGCACCTTCTGATGGAATCAACCGGGCCACGCGCCCGGTTTTTTTTTGTCACGAATCGAATCGGTGGGACGAATCGAATCGGTGTATCACAAATGGAGTTTCGTTCCCGGGGCTGTGTGTGTATCTTGGGAGTTTCTGCCCCCCGAATCAATGACAAGGCACAGAAGATGACCCGTTCGTTCCGATTCCTTCTCCCGATCGCCCTATGTGTGTTCACCGCCACCGCGTCGGCGCAGCTCAGCGTACACGTCGACAGTGTGGATGTGTCGGCGTATCCCACCGTCCGCGTGTTTGTCACGACCAAGGTGGGTCTGCTGCTGCGCAAGGACCTCAGCGCCGCGAATTTCACCATCAAGGAAGACGGCTTCCGGCAGTCGCCGCTCGTGTACAAGGGGACACGCGGCACCGAACCCTACGCGCTTGCCATGTGTATCGCGGCGGGATCCTCGATGTCGGCGGGCGACATGGTTTTTGCGGGCGGTATCGGCAACAAGCTGCTCGATTCGCTCGACTGTCCGCTCGACGAGATGGGCATTTTTGTGTACGACAACACGCTGATCGCGCTCTCGAGTCCGGACCTGAACTGCAACTACTCCACACTGCGCAATACGCTCAGCACGCTGTCGACGACACCCAACGGCAACAAATTCTGGGACGGCGTCTTTGCCGGGGTCGACAAACTCGCCTTCAATTCCGTCAATCCCTCGCGCGCCCTCTTTGTGCTCAGCAACGGGTTCGACGACGGGAGCGGCAAGAATCTCGGCGACATCCTGACGCGCGCCGCGCAGACATCCATCAAGATCCACACCTTCAACATCGGTTCGACGGGCGGCATCTCGAATCTGCAGGCGCTGTCGAACGGCACGGGCGGCACATATTTCTCGAACGCCGACGAGGCGGTGCAGAACATCGTGAACTCGCTGCGCGGCACACCCACCTACTGCATTCTCGAGTACACATCCAACTTCCAGTGCAAGGACGGCCTGCCGCGCAACCTTGCCGTGCGCGTGCGCGTCGACAACGACAGTGTCGAGACCACGTCGTCGTACACCATTCCCGCCGATCCCTCGTCGAAGGTTGAAGCCACCTTTGCCGTCGACACCGGCAGCGTCACCGCAGGCAAGACGTCCACCATCGGCCTGCTGTTAAAAACGCAGGTAACCGGACAGCGCTTCACGCCGGCGACCATCGACCTCGCCTTCGACACAACGAAGCTGGCATTGACCGGCGCGCGCGTCGACACACTGATGCTGGCCGCCTCAAGCGTCACCTTTACACCGACCGCCACGGGTGCGCGGCTCGACGTGGCGGGCATCTCGGCGGTGAACGGCAAGGGCCGCCTGCTGAAGCTCGATTTCCGCGGGGGTGATGTGACGACAAACACGAATGTGCCGGTCACGATACCCTCGATGCTGTTCACGGGCGGCTGTTTCACACCGCGGACCGAGCAGAGCATCGTGCGTGTGCTCCCGCGCAACTACGGCATGACCGCGGCGGGACGCACCTATTCCTTCAACTGGAACGCGTCCACAAACGACTATGATCCCTCGACGGCCGTCTTTGAAATGGACGTCACCAACACCGGAGATCTGCCGGTAAGCGGACTCACCGCCACGCTGCCCGACACCATCGACATCAAAGTGGTGAACGGATACACACACACGGTGGCCGTTGTGCCGTCGTCGCTCGCCGTGGGCGAGAAGGGCGTCGCGCGCTGGCAGGTGAAGGCGCGCCCGCGCGCGGATGAAAAGGGTCTGCAGCTCGACGTGATCGTGCGCAACGCCGAAGGCACGCAGGCGAAGGGCCCCTTCTATGTGAACATCAAGGCGGCGGCCTCGGCCGTGACAGTGACGGCAACCGTCGACACGATACGGACGACGGGCGGCGCACACACGCCCGATCCCGCGCTTGTGCGCGCCGTTGTGCGCAGCGCGGGCACGGCGACCGGACCGGTGGGTGAGGTGGAACTGCTTCTTCCGTCCGGACTCGTGCTGCAGAGCGGCACGCAGGCCGTGCAGACCTTCGCGGCTCTTGCACCCAATGCCACGGCGCCGCTGCAATGGCCGGTGGAATATCCGAAGAATCTCTCCGTCGACAGCACCTTTGCGCTGCGCCTCGTGCGCCGCGCGGCGGGCTACCCGAACGACACGACGCGGCTCGCGCTGCGTGTGCCGCCGCTGACTGGTCCGCAATACACCGCTGGCTGCCTTGAAGGTCCGACACCACTTGCATGGGACACGGCGAAGCGGGCGTATCCCGACTTCACACTCACAGCGCGTGTACAGAATACCGGCGCCGGTGCGGGCGGCACGCTCACCGGACTCATCACCATTCCGGCAAAGGCCATGCTTGATGCGGGCGAGACGATGCTCAAAACTGTCAGCACAGGACTTGGCGCCGGAGACACCGCATCCGTGTCGTGGAAGATCCGACTCGTGTCGGGCCTGCAGGCGTGCAGCGGCGATACACTGCGTTTCGGGTATCAACTGCGCGACGTCACGAACACTATCGTCGACTGCATCGCGACAATCGTATTCCTTCCACGTCCAAATCGGGCACCCGCGATCACTGGCCAGACGCCTTCCAAGCTCGACACGCTGGCGAAGGACAAGCAGCAGACCTTCGGCGTCACCGCATCGGATCCCGAAGCGGATGCACTTACCTACCAGTGGTATGTGGACGGTGTGATGCAGCCGGGAGCAGGTCCTTCGTTCGACGCCACCTTCGCGACCGAGGGCAGCCACACCGTGCGCTGCGTGGTGCGTGACGTCTGCGGCGCGTTGACGGAGACGGGATGGACCTTCGTCGTGCGTGTACTCGGCATCGAGAACGCCGCGCAGGCGGCCGACTTCCGTTTCCTCGGCAATCATCCGAATCCCTTCACGGGGCGCACCGCTCTGCGGTATCACCTGCCCGAGGGCGCGCACGACGTGCTGCTCGACGTGGTGGACGCGGCGGGCCGCACCGTGGCGACGCTGGTGCAGACGCGGCAGAGCGGCGGGGCGCACGACGCGGTGTTCGACGCCCGCGCGCTTCCCAGCGGCACGTACACGGCCCGTCTGCGTGTGGGCAGCGAGGTCCGCGCACTGCGTTTACTGCACACGAAGTAAATTCCGCTTCCATACCGACACCACGCCCGGGCTGCCTTGTGCAGCCCGCGGCATAGACGGACAGCCAGGCATGACACGAATCATTCCCTTTCTTGTTCTTCTTTCCATTGCAGCCGCGCCGATCGCGGCGCAGGATTTCGGCCGCCGCGAACGGCCCTACGACGCGCAGCATTATCGGATAGAGGTGTCCTTTGACGAGGCCGCCGGCATCGTGCGCGGCACAACCACGATCACGCTGCGTCCGCTGCGCTCCGCCTTCCGTGTCGCGGAGTTCGACGCCGTGTCGATGCGCATCGAGGCGGTGACACTGCCCTCGGGCGCGGCGCTGCAGTACCGCAACGATTCGGCGCGGCTCTCCGTCACGCTCGACCGCGCGTACGCGTACGGCGAGAAGGTGACGCTGCGTGTGCGCTACCAGTGCAAGCCCGAGAGGGGACTGTACTTCATCGCTCCCAACGCGAGCCATCCCGCCGATCCCTCGCAGATCTGGACGCAGGGGCAGGGCGAGGACAACAGGCACTGGTTCCCGTGTTACGATTACCCGAACGACAAGGCGACCACCGAGGTGATCATGACCGTGCGCGGCGATTACGAAACGCTGAGCAACGGCGTTCTGAAGTCGCGGAAGAAAAATGCGGACGGCACTGTCACCTGGCACTGGTCGCAGGAACAGCCGCATTCAGTGTATCTCGTGATGCTTGCGGCGGGCCACTACAAGGTGTACGAGGATTCGTGGGCGGGCATCCCCGTGCGCTCATATCATTATCCCGCCGATCCGATCGCCGATGTGCGCCGCGCCTACTCGACCACCGCCGAGATGCTGAAATTTTTCTCCGAAAAAATTGGAATACGATATCCCTGGCCGAAGTACGCGCAGATTCCCGTCGCGCATTACCTCTACGGCGGAATGGAGAACACCACCGCGACGGTGCTCAACGACACACGCGTGGTGGTGGACGCGCGCACCGCGCAGGACATATCGCCCGAGGGGCTCATCGCGCACGAACTCGCGCATCAGTGGTGGGGCGACTATCTCACCTACATCGACTGGAACAACGCGTGGCTCAACGAAGGATTCGCGACGTACTTCCAGCAGTGCTGGACCCAGTACAAACACGGCGAGGACGAGTTCGCCTACCAGAGGCGCGAAGGTGTGCGCGGCTACACCGATTGGTGCGACAGCGAGGGACGCGTGCCCGTGGTGTCGGCCGGACCGAACTCGCGCCACAACCACTACGCAAAGGGCGCGGCCGTGCTGCACATGCTGCGTCTGGAATTGGGCGAGGAGCTGTTCTGGCGCGTGATGAAGGCCTATGGTGAGAAATTCGCCTTCGGCAGCGTCGAGACCAACGACCTCAAACGTGTCATCGAGGATGTGACCGGACGGAACCTGCAGTGGTTTTTTTCGCAGTGGGTGTTGAAGGCCGGATATCCCGATGTGCGCGTGACACAGCGCTGGGATGCGGGGCGGAAACAGCTCACACTCTCATTCCGTCAGGTGCAGAAGATCGACTCGCTGTGCGGCACGTTCCGGCTTACGATCCCCGTGCGTGTGTTCGGAAACGGGCGCGACACGGCCTTCCTCGCGCGTATCGACGGATCTGTGACCGATGTGACCGTGCCATTCGAGACCGAACCGGTCTTTGTGCGCATCGATGAAGGAGCCACCGTGTGCGGACGCATCACGCTCGAGCAGAGTGACGCGGCGGCGATCGCCACCTTGCGCGGCACGGGCGACGTGGCGCATCGTATCGAGACCGGACGCGCCCTCGCGGCGCGTATCGACAATGCGGCCGTGCGCAAGGCCGTGTTTGACGCGGCCCGCAGCGACGCACACTGGGGCGTGCGGTTTCAGCTTGCGAACGCGCTGGTGCCCGCCTCCTCCGCAGGTGGGGAGGAACTGCGCGCGCTGTGGCTCGGCCTGCTGCGAGATCCCGCGCCCAAGGTCCGCGCGACGGCCCTGAGCGGCCTCAACGCGTTACGCGACGGTGGTCTTCGCGACGAGTACCTGCGTTTGCTCCGCGACTCGAGTTATTACGTCGAGGCCGGCGCGTTGAACTGCCTGCTGACCGTCGACTCCACCTCCGACCTGGCGCGCGCGGCCGTGCTCGAGCGGCTCGGCTCCCGCTCGTATCAGGATGTTGTCGCACTCGCCGCGATGGACTGGGTGCAGCGCTACCACATGTCCGATGCCGAGGGTGTGCTGCTCACGTTGGCGCGGCCCGGCGGCAGCGCGGCGTTGCGCTCGAAGGCGGTTGCCACACTCGCCTCCATCGGCGCCGATCCGCGCCTCATCTTCGACCTCTTGCGTGAACAACTCGACGAGCCCGACTGGCAGTTTCGAGTCGGCGCGGCGCAGGCATTGATGGCGCTTGCACCGCGCGACGGCGCCGCCCTCGTGCGTGAACGTCTGGCGCGCGAGACACACTCGCGTGCCGCGCGGGAATTACGTGCCGTTCTTTCTACGCGCAGGATGTAGGTAGTAGATGGGTAGATGGTAGATGGTAGATGGTAGCGGGATCTATTCAAGGAGTGTGAGGAGACAGGAGGCAGGAGACAGGAGGCGGGCATCGAAACAATTCGTGTCTCCTTTCTCCTGTATCCTGTCTCCTTACACGGACGGAGTAAATCAATCTACTAAGGTCGCGTGAGGAGACAGGAGGA
Encoded proteins:
- a CDS encoding PKD domain-containing protein, which produces MTRSFRFLLPIALCVFTATASAQLSVHVDSVDVSAYPTVRVFVTTKVGLLLRKDLSAANFTIKEDGFRQSPLVYKGTRGTEPYALAMCIAAGSSMSAGDMVFAGGIGNKLLDSLDCPLDEMGIFVYDNTLIALSSPDLNCNYSTLRNTLSTLSTTPNGNKFWDGVFAGVDKLAFNSVNPSRALFVLSNGFDDGSGKNLGDILTRAAQTSIKIHTFNIGSTGGISNLQALSNGTGGTYFSNADEAVQNIVNSLRGTPTYCILEYTSNFQCKDGLPRNLAVRVRVDNDSVETTSSYTIPADPSSKVEATFAVDTGSVTAGKTSTIGLLLKTQVTGQRFTPATIDLAFDTTKLALTGARVDTLMLAASSVTFTPTATGARLDVAGISAVNGKGRLLKLDFRGGDVTTNTNVPVTIPSMLFTGGCFTPRTEQSIVRVLPRNYGMTAAGRTYSFNWNASTNDYDPSTAVFEMDVTNTGDLPVSGLTATLPDTIDIKVVNGYTHTVAVVPSSLAVGEKGVARWQVKARPRADEKGLQLDVIVRNAEGTQAKGPFYVNIKAAASAVTVTATVDTIRTTGGAHTPDPALVRAVVRSAGTATGPVGEVELLLPSGLVLQSGTQAVQTFAALAPNATAPLQWPVEYPKNLSVDSTFALRLVRRAAGYPNDTTRLALRVPPLTGPQYTAGCLEGPTPLAWDTAKRAYPDFTLTARVQNTGAGAGGTLTGLITIPAKAMLDAGETMLKTVSTGLGAGDTASVSWKIRLVSGLQACSGDTLRFGYQLRDVTNTIVDCIATIVFLPRPNRAPAITGQTPSKLDTLAKDKQQTFGVTASDPEADALTYQWYVDGVMQPGAGPSFDATFATEGSHTVRCVVRDVCGALTETGWTFVVRVLGIENAAQAADFRFLGNHPNPFTGRTALRYHLPEGAHDVLLDVVDAAGRTVATLVQTRQSGGAHDAVFDARALPSGTYTARLRVGSEVRALRLLHTK